TGGTTATGGGCTGGCCCTTGGATCGTGGCAGATCAGAGAAAAACTTGCAGCTCTCATGGAACAAGCCTGCTCCATGGACATTACGGTTTATTTGAAAGAGCGCTTCCAGGGTTGGATCAAGCACATGTATGACGGCGAGGGATCAGAGCAGGCAGCAATGGAGATTTTGGCCTGCGAGCATGAGATGGAGAACAATTCCGTATTGACAGAAATTTTGAAACTGCGAGATTACCTCGTAAAACCTTCGGTATGGTCCATCGGCGGTGACGGCTGGTCCTATGATATCGGATACGGAGGACTGGATCACGTCATTGCTTCAGGCGATGACATCAATCTCTTTGTTATGGATACAGAGATTTATTCCAACACCGGCGGACAGGCCTCAAAGTCTACCCAGACAGGAGCAGTGGCAAAGCTGGCTGCGGGAGGCAAGAGTACCAGAAAGAAAGATCTTGGTCTAATGGCAATGACGTATGGAAATGTATACGTGGCCCAGATTGCCATGGGTGCGGATATGAATCAGACTATGAAAGCAATTCTTGAAGCAGAGCGCTATCAGGGACCCTCGCTGATCATTGCCTATTCTCCCTGCGTGAGCCATGGCATAAAATCCGGAATGGGTACCAGTATTATGGAAGAAAAGCGTGCCGTGGAAAGTGGCTACTGGCAGCTTTACCGCTTTAACCCAGATCTGCGCAAGGAAGGAAAGAACCCCTTTGTTTTGGATTCCAAACCGCCGACACAGGATTATAAAGAATTCCTCCAGGGAGAAATTCGATATGCGCAGCTAAGCAATACCTTCCCGGAAAGAGCGCAGGAATTGTTTGAATTAAGCAAGGACTATGCGTATAATAGGAACAGAATCAAAACGCTGCTGGCAGAGAAGGAAATCTTCTAAATGAAAAATGAATAAAGTTTGGTTTATAATTTAAACAGCATCAGCAACTTGTAAGAAGAGGGCGCTCTCCATGATTTGCAATCATTTCGAGATGCCCTCTTTAATATTCCATATTCTGGAGACATGCCCAGTTCTACTGAGCATACACTCAATGTAACAATTTACTTAAAATGTTGTCTAAAATTTATCGACAAAATAATACTAATTATGACACAAAATTTATAATTATGCAATTAAATTATAAGAATATACTGTTAATATACTCTAAAATTGGACAAGTGAATAAAGCTCATCTTTCTGATCCTGATTAACACCGATATAACGGAGGGTAATACTTTGAGAACTATGGTTGAAAGTGTCCATAATCAGACCAATATTATACTTAGACATTTTATAAGTCCAATAACCCCATGTTTTTCTCAGACTATGAGTCCCGAAATTTTCAACTCCGATCAAATCGGCTGCATCTTTTAGAACACGGTATGCCTGAATTCTGCCGATATAGTTGCCCTTTTTGCTTGGAAACAAGTAATCTTCGCCATCCAATCCATTTTCCAAAACATAGGACAGCAGCTTATTTCTCAAGGCTGCATTCAGTTTGATCTTCTTTTCTTTTTTTGTTTTCTTTTCTTTCAGAACAAGATATTCGTAAAAAACTCCCTTTCGATGAAAGATATCCTTAACCTTGAGCGGCAGAATATCGCTGATTCGGAGTCCTGTATTGAGCCCAAATTTGAAAATCAACCCATACTTCGGATCTCTTCCGTTCAAATATTGGTACATTTGTTTGATTTTTACTTTATCACGAATTGGTTCTACAGTCATTTTATTATCTCCTTCTGCGATTACACTTGGATTTATTTGATCAATTTTATGATGATTTGATTTATTAAAATGGCTTAGAAAACAATACATTAGAATTTAAGTCAAATCAATCATCTTTTGAATGTTGGAAACATTTACCTTGAATTTTAAAGCTCTTGGGCTTCCAAAGAATGTAACATTTTAAGTAAATTGTTACATTCTCAAAAAACTACACAAATGAGGAAGGTGAAAAGAGTATGACCCAAGTAACAGAAAGCATCGAAATCATGGAAGATACTCAAAAAAACCGGTTCCTAACATTCGCTGTCGGAAAAGAAATTTACGGGATTGAAATCATGCATGTAACCGAAATTATCGGCATTCAGAGCATAACCGCGGTGCCGGAACTACCGGATTACCTGAAAGGGATTATCAATTTGAGGGGAAAAATCATTCCGGTCATGGATGTTAGACTGCGTTTTAAAAAAGAACCCAAAAAGTATGACGATCGAACCTGTGTAATCGTCATCGATGTAGAAAGCAGCCCCATCGGTCTGATTGTCGACAATGTAGCGGAAGTTCTGACCATACCGGAAACAGATATTGTAGAGCCGCCCAAACTGAACAACGGCTTTAGCAGCAGTAACTTTGTCAACCGGATTGGAAAAACAGGAAATGAAGTAAAACTGCTGTTGGATTGCAGAAAATTACTTTCTGAAAAAGAGTCAGCAGAGTTGAACGAATTACCTCACCTAATGCATCACTAGATGAACTAAAAATTGAAGCAACTATCTTATCAGGAGGATTCACATGAAATTTACAATCAAAGCAAGACTCTTTCTAGGCTTCGGCATTATAACAATTATTTTAGCAGGAATGGGATTCTTTTCCCTGAATGCACTAAGTCAGTTCAACAAGGAGACCTTAAATATCGGCGAAAATTATTTGCCAAGTGTGGATGTTGCCCATACGCTGAATTCAACCGTTGCAAACTTCAGAATCGCAGAACTGCGCCATGTCATTGCAATTTCACCGGATGAAATGCAAGAAATGGAGGAACGGATAAGCACACTGGACAGTACAATGAAGGAAAATATTACGGCATATGAGGCGCTAATCAGCTCCGATGCGGGAAGAGATTTAATTAACAACATTCGTGCAGAGTGGCAGATTTACACAAATATAAGCAACCAGATTACTACGTTAAGCAGTAGCGGAAATAGTGATGAAGCCATGACTCTGGTTCGGGGTGACTCCAAAGCAGAGTATGATAAAATTACACAGATGACACAGGATTTAGTTTCTGTAAATAGGCAGGGAGCAGAACAGTCGGTAGATAACGCGGCACAAGTGTACAGCAGTACCAGAATGATTCTCCTTATTGTTATTGCCATTGCAGTTTTCATTTGTATTGGAGCAGCCTTCCTGATCACACGCAGCATTGTGAAGCCGATCAATCGTCTGATTACTGTAGCTGATGCAATGGCAGAGGGTGATGTTAACGTAAGTGTTGAGACAAACTTGAAGGATGAGATTGGACAGCTCATGGCATCCTTTGACCGGATGATCAGCAGTATCAGGGAGCAAGCGCTGGCGGCAGAACGAATGGCGGCCGGAGATCTGACCATTGATATCAAGGTACGTTCTGACCGGGATTTGCTTGGAAAGAAGCTGGCAGAAATGGTGGATAAGAATAATGAAGTGCTCTCCAACATTGCAGTAGCTTCAGAGCAGGTGGCAGCCGGATCAAAGCAGGTATCGGATTCAAGCATTGCACTTTCTCAGGGTGCTACCGAGCAGGCCAGCTCGGTAGAACAGCTAACTGCATCCCTGGAGGAGATTTCCTCTCAGACAAAGATGAATGCGCAGAATGCAAACCAGGCCAACGATCTGGCGGAGACTGCCAAATCCAATGCAGTGCAGGGAAATCAGCAGATGGGAGATATGCTCAGGGCGATGGAGGATATCAACGAAGCATCTGCTAATATCTCAAATATTATAAAGGTAATAGACGATATTGCATTCCAGACCAATATTCTTGCACTGAACGCAGCGGTGGAAGCGGCGAGAGCCGGCCAGCACGGAAAAGGCTTTGCTGTTGTAGCAGAAGAAGTGAGAAATCTGGCAGCCCGCTCTGCTGACGCTGCAAAGGAGACGACTTCTATGATTTCAAGCTCCATCAAAAAATCGGAGGACGGAACCAAGATTGCGAGAGATACTGCAGGTGCCCTCAATAAGATTGTTGACGACATTGACAAGGTTGCGACGTTGATTAAGGAAATCGCGGTAGCATCTAATGAACAGGCCACCGGAATCGGACAGGTGAATCAGGGAATCATGCTTGTCTCGCAGGTTGTTCAGACCAACTCGGCAACTTCAGAGGAAAGTGCCGCAGCCAGTGAAGAATTGTCCAGCCAGGCATCCTTCCTGAGGGAAATGGTCGGTAAATTTAACCTGAAAAAGAGAAGCAGCGGTTACAGCAGGCTGGCTTCTGTTGATCCGGAAGTATTGAAGATGATTGAAAGTATGTCCGAAAGGAAAACCGGAGAAGCCCAGGGCGAAGAGGCTCCGGCAGCGGTGCAAAAGGAAAAGACTATTTCCCTGAGCGATTTCGAATTTGGTAAGTACTAGGCGAGGATTAAGAACGTAACAGCCACAATAACTTTTAATACTGTTTTCAAATTATCTGAATTTGTTAGCAGTATCAAACGATAACTGAAAAGATGTGTTTGATATAAACTGGCTGAGGGGAGGCTTTTCCTCTCTCTCAGCCCCCTAAAGGCGAGTGAAACAATGATCTCCATAACGAAAAAAGAATTTCAGCAGCTGGCAGCATTTATCAAGAAGAATTATGGAATTCATCTAAAGGAAGAAAAGGAGGCACTGGTTACAGGACGCCTTCAAAATGTCCTTGTCCAAAACAATTTTAGCAGCTTTTCTGAGTATTATGATTATATCGTCTCGGATCGAAGCGGCGATGCGGCTGTGACACTTATTGATAAGATTACGACGAACCATACCTTCTTTATGAGGGAGGCAGATCATTTTCTGTATTTAAAGAACCATGTCCTGCCCTATTTAAAATATACCGTGTATGACAAGGATCTACGCATCTGGAGCGCTGGCTGCTCCAGCGGGGAGGAGCCATATACTCTGGCTATGTTGGTAGATGAATTTTTCGGAAAGGAGAAAATGTGGTGGGATGCAAAAATCCTAGCCACTGATATCTCCAATGAAGTGCTCGATATCGCAAAAGCAGCAGTTTA
This genomic window from Clostridiales bacterium contains:
- a CDS encoding tyrosine-type recombinase/integrase; translation: MTVEPIRDKVKIKQMYQYLNGRDPKYGLIFKFGLNTGLRISDILPLKVKDIFHRKGVFYEYLVLKEKKTKKEKKIKLNAALRNKLLSYVLENGLDGEDYLFPSKKGNYIGRIQAYRVLKDAADLIGVENFGTHSLRKTWGYWTYKMSKYNIGLIMDTFNHSSQSITLRYIGVNQDQKDELYSLVQF
- a CDS encoding HAMP domain-containing protein → MKFTIKARLFLGFGIITIILAGMGFFSLNALSQFNKETLNIGENYLPSVDVAHTLNSTVANFRIAELRHVIAISPDEMQEMEERISTLDSTMKENITAYEALISSDAGRDLINNIRAEWQIYTNISNQITTLSSSGNSDEAMTLVRGDSKAEYDKITQMTQDLVSVNRQGAEQSVDNAAQVYSSTRMILLIVIAIAVFICIGAAFLITRSIVKPINRLITVADAMAEGDVNVSVETNLKDEIGQLMASFDRMISSIREQALAAERMAAGDLTIDIKVRSDRDLLGKKLAEMVDKNNEVLSNIAVASEQVAAGSKQVSDSSIALSQGATEQASSVEQLTASLEEISSQTKMNAQNANQANDLAETAKSNAVQGNQQMGDMLRAMEDINEASANISNIIKVIDDIAFQTNILALNAAVEAARAGQHGKGFAVVAEEVRNLAARSADAAKETTSMISSSIKKSEDGTKIARDTAGALNKIVDDIDKVATLIKEIAVASNEQATGIGQVNQGIMLVSQVVQTNSATSEESAAASEELSSQASFLREMVGKFNLKKRSSGYSRLASVDPEVLKMIESMSERKTGEAQGEEAPAAVQKEKTISLSDFEFGKY
- a CDS encoding protein-glutamate O-methyltransferase CheR, coding for MISITKKEFQQLAAFIKKNYGIHLKEEKEALVTGRLQNVLVQNNFSSFSEYYDYIVSDRSGDAAVTLIDKITTNHTFFMREADHFLYLKNHVLPYLKYTVYDKDLRIWSAGCSSGEEPYTLAMLVDEFFGKEKMWWDAKILATDISNEVLDIAKAAVYNTDRISVLPPEWRLNYFKKIDSENSIVTERVRDEVIFRKFNLMERNFPFKRKFHTIFCRNVMIYFDSETKKDLVNKFYDMTEPGGYLFIGHSESLNREESRYKYIMPAVYRKELP
- a CDS encoding purine-binding chemotaxis protein CheW: MTQVTESIEIMEDTQKNRFLTFAVGKEIYGIEIMHVTEIIGIQSITAVPELPDYLKGIINLRGKIIPVMDVRLRFKKEPKKYDDRTCVIVIDVESSPIGLIVDNVAEVLTIPETDIVEPPKLNNGFSSSNFVNRIGKTGNEVKLLLDCRKLLSEKESAELNELPHLMHH